The following proteins are co-located in the Leptospira weilii genome:
- a CDS encoding LIC_11490 family protein, whose amino-acid sequence MMLFIAIALILIGLLCFIYVSLNPNSGRELRFKSNIRKENSQNEHLSRHEFDPRKGAEILAATKRAPNLGQIEKQKHLEDLFVEGRKIPKQDKVLQPVASSAEFFDENISSIEEEFSRMEEVPSRSGVEVLEEPSKFSSVNEEKSKEEEVKEIRFEIDGILYLDQNRELLYEKLTDKKKELIPDKLKSLKRIGPGKLSENRDFLSFEALNSSYKYFFSEIEKILFFDEGIVLISSKQNYPIPVFFTKETNQLKSYLESSSQTFSN is encoded by the coding sequence ATGATGCTCTTTATTGCAATCGCACTCATCCTTATAGGACTACTTTGTTTTATCTATGTTTCCCTCAACCCGAATTCGGGTAGAGAACTACGATTTAAATCCAATATTCGAAAGGAAAATTCCCAAAATGAGCATCTATCTAGGCATGAATTCGACCCTCGCAAAGGTGCGGAGATTCTTGCGGCAACCAAACGGGCTCCTAACTTGGGGCAGATTGAAAAACAAAAGCACCTGGAAGATTTATTCGTGGAAGGAAGAAAAATCCCGAAACAGGATAAAGTTCTGCAACCAGTAGCCTCTTCGGCCGAATTTTTTGATGAGAACATTTCCTCAATTGAGGAGGAGTTTTCTCGAATGGAAGAAGTTCCTTCCCGTTCCGGCGTAGAGGTTCTGGAAGAGCCTTCTAAGTTCTCTTCCGTAAACGAAGAAAAGTCGAAAGAGGAAGAAGTCAAAGAGATACGTTTTGAAATCGACGGGATTTTATATTTGGATCAAAATCGAGAACTTTTGTATGAAAAACTCACAGACAAAAAGAAAGAATTAATCCCGGACAAGTTGAAAAGTTTAAAGCGAATCGGTCCGGGTAAATTGAGCGAGAATAGGGATTTTCTTTCTTTTGAAGCGTTAAATAGCAGTTATAAATATTTTTTTTCCGAAATCGAAAAAATTCTGTTCTTCGATGAGGGAATCGTTTTGATTTCTTCCAAGCAGAATTATCCAATTCCGGTTTTTTTTACGAAAGAGACAAATCAGTTGAAATCGTATCTGGAAAGTTCTTCTCAGACTTTTTCTAACTGA
- the lmtA gene encoding lipid A Kdo2 1-phosphate O-methyltransferase — translation MALIEEFESQGNFLFRWRSYIPGIILILCLGLLPFYRFPGDSYNYHLYYQSFCFVISILGLFVRSFVIGYAPARTSGRNTKEQVADVVNQEGIYSLIRHPLYVGNFLMYLGAVLFLKNFLIATVFILFFWVYYERIMFAEEQFLRKKFGEAYLSWANNVPAFIPKFGGYKKPTLPFSVRNVIKREYPSLFGILVIFSVFDLAAVYFNEPVSNLVEAIRIPQIVLFGGGLVFYVLTRIVVKTTKLLHVEGR, via the coding sequence ATGGCTTTGATCGAAGAATTTGAATCTCAGGGGAATTTTCTATTTCGTTGGAGATCCTATATTCCCGGAATCATCTTGATTCTCTGTCTTGGACTTTTGCCCTTCTATCGGTTTCCCGGAGATTCCTACAACTACCATCTATACTACCAGTCCTTCTGTTTCGTGATTAGTATTCTGGGACTTTTTGTACGCAGCTTTGTGATCGGTTACGCACCCGCAAGAACCTCGGGAAGAAACACGAAAGAACAGGTGGCGGACGTCGTTAACCAGGAAGGAATTTATTCCCTCATTCGTCACCCTTTGTACGTGGGAAATTTTCTGATGTATCTCGGAGCGGTTCTATTCTTAAAAAACTTTTTGATAGCGACGGTTTTTATTCTTTTTTTCTGGGTATATTACGAAAGGATCATGTTTGCAGAAGAACAATTTCTGCGCAAAAAATTCGGGGAGGCTTATCTTTCCTGGGCAAACAACGTTCCCGCGTTTATTCCGAAATTCGGCGGTTATAAAAAACCTACCCTTCCTTTTTCCGTCCGCAATGTAATCAAAAGAGAATATCCAAGCCTATTCGGAATTCTTGTCATCTTCAGCGTTTTCGATTTAGCCGCGGTTTATTTTAACGAACCAGTCAGCAATCTTGTAGAAGCAATTCGTATTCCTCAAATCGTTCTGTTCGGCGGCGGGCTCGTTTTTTACGTTCTTACAAGAATTGTCGTTAAAACGACAAAACTTTTACATGTGGAAGGTCGCTGA
- a CDS encoding DUF4340 domain-containing protein: MKSRIKILTAFDHFFRKETALVLVLINLVLGTVYFLISDPFRSFQRTYDPFFPFKANEIERIQVGRKGHEAILEQKNRTWSVLIGEVEARPDFKKIASFLNAILNIRKFTKISSNSNSKEFGLNGEELKLEIQTESGEIKKLDIGTSGKSQSGTFIREPNTGEIWFVEENLNSLAGRGNENFFLSNLLIPENVRMQEIHTILIYSSENKNVAFEIEQTEPGNWKPISSNFHLCPGEDCFRIVQKILTLKAERVLKRPFEEKIFPLNPKDHFQIEVRLRSDQSSFLNLEWIGNTSDGEPIFRSDSDSILHVIDPDFLKGFREIPNLKKFFYETSDPF; encoded by the coding sequence ATGAAGTCTCGAATAAAAATTCTTACAGCTTTCGATCATTTCTTTCGGAAAGAAACCGCCCTTGTTTTGGTTCTAATCAATCTAGTTTTAGGTACTGTTTACTTTTTAATCTCCGATCCTTTCAGATCCTTTCAAAGAACGTACGACCCTTTCTTTCCTTTTAAAGCGAATGAAATCGAAAGGATTCAAGTCGGGAGAAAAGGACATGAGGCAATCTTAGAGCAAAAAAATAGAACTTGGTCCGTCCTAATCGGAGAAGTCGAAGCCAGACCTGACTTCAAAAAAATCGCTTCTTTCCTAAACGCTATTTTAAATATCCGAAAGTTTACGAAAATATCTTCCAATTCCAATTCGAAAGAATTCGGTTTAAACGGTGAGGAATTAAAATTAGAAATCCAAACAGAATCCGGAGAAATCAAAAAATTGGACATAGGAACTTCCGGAAAATCGCAAAGCGGAACCTTTATTCGAGAACCAAACACGGGAGAAATCTGGTTTGTGGAAGAGAATTTAAATTCCCTGGCAGGCCGCGGGAATGAAAACTTCTTCCTCTCGAACCTTTTAATTCCGGAAAACGTTCGTATGCAAGAAATTCATACTATTCTAATTTATTCTTCCGAAAACAAGAATGTCGCGTTTGAAATCGAACAAACGGAACCGGGAAATTGGAAACCGATTTCTTCGAATTTTCACCTCTGTCCGGGCGAGGATTGTTTTCGAATCGTTCAAAAAATCCTAACACTCAAGGCGGAAAGAGTTTTAAAAAGACCGTTCGAGGAAAAGATTTTCCCTTTGAATCCCAAAGATCATTTTCAGATCGAAGTCCGCCTTCGCTCGGATCAGAGTTCTTTTTTGAACTTGGAATGGATTGGAAACACTTCCGACGGAGAACCGATCTTTCGATCGGATTCCGATTCGATTTTGCATGTAATCGACCCCGACTTTTTAAAAGGGTTTCGAGAAATCCCGAATTTGAAAAAATTCTTTTACGAAACTTCTGATCCGTTTTGA
- a CDS encoding GldG family protein: MISSLRIFFSRFNSNPWFLFSQAFLIFLFSNGILSQFVCRKDLSESKRFEVSESTRKIFQNLHSPIYIDAYYSSKTPGEYRTRLDLTKELLSEIASLGGSNAVLRFHDPDFSVEEQKKAIEAGIRPQILEKTELGSSQIKQAYFGLTLTLGTRKETIPVAFYAEEIEYQILTTLRKMIRNPADSGIGILSIPGTLSTTGPEAGKDTIGIFANQILKEEYGTLSEVRLEEEDIQDSLHTLLWIGGGALSETAFYRLDQFLMRGGNLILLFKSMDFRLEPPNREKGIETNSIVAGIAKPTPRIEEQNRIFESYGFRVNTDLVLDPNRSLPIGPLMEVEPGVIGRYAYPPWIIAGSSREMLSEVSPFTKTLKNLLLPWVSSLTLFPDRQPNVKMEPILSSSEEAEIRSSIVALGEKQIFATPIRSGNKKIILGAVLEGSFRSAFASAPTIFKKSNPFLKQTPEGKSSRILAIGSPYLVSDLLAYPETRKIYQESNIPFLLNALDISGGDADLIQIRGKKSAFLKLNPFSDTEKITFSFLNILGIPSLLGLYTYLKMRHRNSLRGKNPES; this comes from the coding sequence ATGATTTCGAGCCTTAGGATTTTTTTTTCGCGATTCAATTCCAATCCTTGGTTTTTATTTTCCCAGGCGTTTCTTATTTTTTTATTTTCAAACGGAATCCTTTCTCAGTTTGTATGTAGAAAAGACCTTTCGGAATCAAAACGATTCGAAGTTTCAGAAAGCACAAGAAAGATTTTTCAAAATCTGCATTCTCCCATCTATATCGACGCGTATTATTCCTCTAAAACTCCGGGAGAGTATAGAACGCGCCTGGATCTAACCAAAGAATTGTTAAGCGAAATCGCTTCTTTGGGCGGATCAAACGCCGTATTACGCTTTCATGATCCCGACTTTTCCGTCGAAGAGCAAAAAAAAGCGATCGAAGCAGGGATTCGACCGCAAATATTGGAAAAGACAGAATTAGGTTCCTCTCAGATAAAACAAGCCTACTTTGGTTTAACTTTGACCTTAGGAACCAGAAAAGAAACGATTCCGGTCGCTTTTTATGCGGAAGAAATCGAATATCAAATCCTAACGACTCTTAGAAAAATGATCCGTAATCCCGCCGACTCGGGAATCGGAATCCTTTCCATTCCAGGAACCTTGTCCACGACGGGACCCGAAGCCGGAAAAGATACCATTGGAATTTTCGCGAATCAGATTCTAAAAGAAGAATACGGAACTCTTTCGGAAGTCCGTCTTGAAGAAGAGGACATTCAAGATTCCTTACATACTCTCCTTTGGATCGGCGGAGGGGCGTTATCCGAAACGGCTTTTTATAGACTCGATCAGTTCCTAATGAGGGGCGGAAATCTCATTCTTCTTTTCAAATCCATGGACTTTCGTTTGGAACCTCCCAACCGGGAAAAGGGAATTGAAACAAACTCGATCGTCGCAGGAATCGCAAAGCCGACCCCTCGGATCGAGGAACAAAATCGTATTTTCGAATCCTACGGTTTTCGAGTGAACACCGACCTTGTCTTGGATCCGAATCGTTCTCTTCCCATCGGTCCTTTGATGGAAGTGGAACCCGGAGTGATCGGAAGGTACGCCTATCCGCCTTGGATTATCGCGGGAAGCTCCCGAGAAATGTTAAGCGAAGTTAGCCCCTTTACAAAAACTCTGAAAAATCTGCTTCTTCCCTGGGTTTCAAGTCTGACTCTTTTTCCAGATCGACAACCGAACGTAAAGATGGAACCGATCCTATCGTCTTCCGAAGAAGCGGAGATCCGCTCTTCCATAGTGGCTCTCGGTGAAAAACAGATCTTTGCGACCCCAATTCGAAGCGGAAATAAAAAAATCATTTTGGGCGCCGTGTTAGAAGGCTCTTTTCGATCCGCATTCGCATCCGCCCCGACAATATTCAAAAAATCGAATCCTTTTCTGAAACAAACCCCCGAAGGAAAAAGCTCTCGAATTCTTGCTATCGGCTCCCCCTACCTCGTATCGGATCTTTTGGCCTATCCGGAAACGAGAAAAATCTACCAAGAATCGAATATTCCGTTTTTATTAAATGCTTTGGATATATCCGGCGGAGACGCAGATCTCATCCAGATACGAGGAAAAAAATCCGCCTTTTTAAAACTCAATCCGTTTTCCGACACCGAAAAAATAACATTCAGCTTTTTGAATATATTAGGAATACCGTCTCTTTTGGGCCTTTACACATATCTTAAGATGCGACATAGGAACTCTCTACGAGGTAAAAATCCGGAATCATGA
- a CDS encoding ABC transporter permease — MKLFEYFKTFFYNIKTVFWKEFSVYFNSPVGAIFASFFLFLTSFLFFFGLGDGSFWDFKSASMEAYFLWVPILYVIFIPALSMRLWSEEERSGTLEILFSLPLRDSELVFGKFFAAWSFLGFVLSFTLLIPGTIFYLGDLDLGTVAAGYLGIFLLGGADLALGSFISALTKDQISSYLLGLIFCLFFFLLGHRPFLQFLGTSPGAKISFFSLSKHFESFRLGILDGREIFFYLSFILLSLYANILILRSKR; from the coding sequence ATGAAACTTTTCGAATATTTTAAAACATTTTTTTATAATATTAAAACCGTTTTTTGGAAAGAATTTTCCGTTTATTTCAATTCACCCGTCGGAGCGATTTTCGCTTCTTTCTTTTTATTTTTAACTTCGTTTCTATTTTTTTTCGGATTGGGAGACGGTTCTTTTTGGGACTTTAAATCCGCCAGTATGGAAGCGTATTTTCTCTGGGTTCCGATTTTGTACGTGATTTTTATTCCTGCTCTTTCCATGCGTCTTTGGTCCGAGGAAGAACGTTCCGGGACTTTGGAAATCCTTTTTTCTCTTCCCTTGAGAGATTCGGAATTGGTGTTTGGAAAATTTTTTGCGGCTTGGAGTTTTTTAGGGTTTGTTCTTTCGTTTACACTTCTGATTCCGGGAACGATTTTTTACCTCGGAGATTTGGATCTGGGAACCGTTGCAGCGGGCTATCTGGGAATTTTTCTTTTAGGCGGAGCCGACTTAGCACTCGGAAGTTTTATTTCCGCTCTAACGAAAGATCAGATCAGTTCTTATCTGCTCGGACTCATTTTTTGCCTCTTCTTTTTTCTTTTGGGGCACAGGCCTTTTCTTCAATTTTTAGGAACAAGTCCCGGAGCCAAAATTTCTTTTTTTTCTCTTTCCAAACATTTTGAATCGTTTCGCCTAGGGATCCTGGACGGGAGGGAGATCTTTTTCTATCTGAGTTTTATTCTTTTATCCTTATATGCAAATATTCTTATATTGAGGTCGAAACGATGA
- a CDS encoding ABC transporter ATP-binding protein: protein MGTILVSQLSKFFPGKTAVSGLSFEIPKGRITGLLGPNGAGKTTTLKLLTGSLHPNQGTIRYDGLDFLENKIEIQKKIGYLSESSPIYWNLTVFEYLSFLGKAKGISAKNLSERIDFVSSLLKLKTASPISFLSKGFRQRVALAGTLIQDPEYIILDEPSSGLDPIQIAELKELIRTLGKNKTILLSSHILQEVEDLCDHVLVLSEGKLIADSSLVSISRGEGSLVLAETDLNTLKAFFSDTDYEIEATGKSEDSFLEFRIRSHNASSEKIFQRLKKAGFRVRSLTPEKNSLESVFRSLTITR, encoded by the coding sequence ATGGGAACGATTTTAGTCAGCCAACTTTCAAAGTTTTTTCCGGGTAAGACCGCAGTCTCCGGTCTTAGTTTCGAAATTCCGAAAGGAAGAATTACGGGCCTACTCGGACCAAACGGCGCCGGTAAAACCACCACTTTGAAACTTTTAACTGGCTCCCTCCATCCAAACCAAGGAACAATACGATACGATGGTCTTGATTTTTTGGAAAATAAGATCGAGATTCAGAAAAAGATCGGTTATCTTTCCGAGTCTTCTCCGATTTACTGGAATCTTACGGTTTTCGAATATCTTTCTTTTTTAGGAAAAGCAAAAGGAATCTCCGCCAAAAATCTAAGCGAAAGAATCGATTTCGTTTCCTCTTTGTTGAAATTGAAAACGGCGAGTCCGATCAGCTTTCTTTCCAAAGGGTTCAGACAGAGAGTCGCCTTGGCCGGGACTCTCATTCAAGATCCGGAATATATCATTTTAGACGAACCGAGTTCCGGCTTGGACCCGATTCAAATCGCAGAATTGAAAGAGCTCATCCGCACATTAGGAAAGAATAAAACGATTCTTCTATCATCTCATATCTTACAGGAAGTGGAGGATCTTTGTGATCATGTTCTTGTGTTATCGGAAGGAAAATTGATCGCAGATTCCTCCTTAGTTTCTATCTCTCGGGGAGAAGGCAGTTTGGTGTTGGCGGAAACCGATTTAAATACACTCAAAGCTTTTTTTTCGGATACCGACTACGAAATCGAGGCGACCGGAAAGTCGGAGGATTCCTTTTTAGAATTTAGAATCCGCTCCCACAACGCGTCCTCGGAAAAAATCTTTCAGCGCTTGAAAAAAGCAGGTTTTCGAGTTCGTTCTTTGACTCCGGAAAAAAATTCCTTGGAATCCGTTTTCCGATCTCTGACCATAACCAGATAA
- a CDS encoding STAS domain-containing protein — protein sequence MSKFKIEGKSGKVTIDTPVIDGYDKIFDEVSKDASTGAVSEVEFFLDPVKKITSSGIAKLLTVKNRMDHYGVKMKIKNLNPDLLEILKKFKVDGKLGL from the coding sequence ATGTCAAAATTCAAAATCGAAGGCAAATCCGGAAAAGTTACGATTGATACGCCGGTAATCGACGGTTATGATAAAATTTTCGACGAAGTTTCTAAGGATGCTTCTACGGGTGCAGTATCAGAAGTGGAATTTTTTCTAGACCCTGTCAAAAAGATAACCTCTAGCGGAATTGCAAAACTTTTAACCGTAAAAAATAGAATGGATCATTACGGAGTAAAGATGAAAATTAAAAACTTAAATCCGGATCTTTTGGAAATCCTCAAGAAATTCAAAGTGGACGGCAAACTCGGTCTCTAA
- a CDS encoding class I SAM-dependent DNA methyltransferase gives MFKKKPYSGFSSVYDAVMRDVQYKHWSEFILSSYANHSRKILPKTVLDLGCGTCKLWEEFPKNVVFTGIDSSLEMLEIARKKAIYGEWIHSNMLDLNLNGRKFDLILSTHDTLNYLRNEEELKKVFSKVQSHLEPEGLFFFDLSSLYNFKNHFDGQTFVERIRDYTIEWKNRFLEDSNTLESTLTFSHKRSEEKFSEIHKHKYFPRNTIHNLSRECGFILLEEGSDYKDWILKEDASLTNYLCRNTEMNLRNR, from the coding sequence ATGTTTAAAAAAAAGCCCTATTCCGGTTTTTCGTCTGTTTATGACGCAGTCATGCGGGACGTTCAATACAAACATTGGTCAGAATTTATTCTCTCTTCCTACGCGAACCACTCTCGAAAAATTCTTCCTAAAACCGTTTTAGATCTGGGTTGCGGAACCTGTAAACTCTGGGAAGAATTTCCAAAAAACGTTGTATTTACCGGAATCGACTCAAGTTTAGAAATGCTCGAAATTGCCCGAAAAAAAGCAATTTACGGAGAATGGATTCATTCGAACATGCTCGATTTAAATCTGAACGGACGAAAATTCGACCTCATCCTTTCCACACACGACACACTCAATTACTTAAGAAATGAAGAAGAATTGAAAAAAGTTTTTTCCAAGGTCCAATCCCATTTGGAACCGGAGGGACTTTTCTTTTTCGATTTGAGCAGCCTCTATAATTTTAAGAATCATTTCGACGGACAGACGTTCGTAGAACGAATTAGGGATTATACGATTGAATGGAAAAATCGATTCTTAGAGGATTCGAATACTTTGGAATCCACACTCACCTTTTCTCATAAAAGATCCGAAGAGAAATTCTCGGAAATCCACAAACACAAATATTTCCCAAGAAATACGATTCACAATTTATCTCGAGAATGCGGATTTATACTTTTGGAAGAAGGTTCCGATTATAAAGACTGGATTCTTAAAGAAGATGCTTCTCTTACAAATTATCTCTGCCGTAATACGGAAATGAATTTACGAAATCGATGA
- a CDS encoding SpiroCoCo family coiled-coil protein, translating to MGIELLLPFIASVGITILLRRLDKSNYKLSQIKRFTGKVQDELNGIALEKIGSVKDAGIDLEISLKQTRKLANEVHALNDESRQLLDSIKTNRDFLDGVARDLKEVVQLSSDIREESNAIQQGLLRMESGKKEIQLLDQKISDLRSEAESILEVFSDKMDLRSDELLQSLASKIVELEELLEIKNDKIDQGLNSIAGNYRESLEAHSNSLMRESVGKIEQLRSEITSLFETIRNKEEDLDLRSEKLQTVFLTVNDKLERLDSRIEEKAEAADRKLEEMAELAEKSVQEKLDRILEQVTHSKEAFINGVKLEVDSIRREIEGMSLETMTRRDEILNETRRQAESINESIQFFQEKYLEAENKLLRQADARKSELLRQIDNFEEEFNRISSNLRSDADDLKKDISMGFKEFHATLDAAREDAKEKTIHGIVSLKDEFDLELSKLHSERSMLIQQDLEAVKQSVVILDKQISARIKDVDSYLGDLQSAMESSAGDLLSQVEDKIDLLSGTVDEEVRKIDQRFENLSRYWEEELGNIRLNAQDQMGRLQEKLGDVHIEGKNLLEEFKNEYSIQKDKIEEFISRYKTNFQKEGEAVSDRLGESLRNIKEEGNEILQALREEFSGTIDKMEQIVKKNEKVLEIHAEKIRVGVESNLENAGRDAERVLERLKDSAEDFFEKQEEKISRLNGTIDAKISKQLTSLMDKGQLQLGQLEERISKYILDVKKNLEESLRSSRKDSDEQMKGFQKQLQDQLREMEAASEEFLRAGKEEFADSKDAYRKLQLDLKHDLEEISNAKQNLILEIQEESETLRSSVEEVTDKLEELGEKTELFYKASEIVDKTDSYIRTMEGLLSRADGQTSLLNELGEKLDELQNLKYSLVNETEDLKLKLDSLSEIKESSDLLRKDFEELQRKSSDWEDTFTRLLEAGEKALEMEETFGDLTSRLETLESVREEVKDLFDETNAHKEAAKGLTHKLYSLQNDVEILEAREKEISETVRKADDRIESLFRKKEEIRSVEAKFEKIEDLMVDLSERHKQISTLQHRMEDLRAGAIVVKEDLEGLLGEADDKFEKLSGFLDVVGAVTEGNSGSGKSKDSSKDYLIQRKKATVLNLYHNFQWPAETIAEKLNLETGLVNTILQSESIKKK from the coding sequence ATGGGAATAGAATTACTCCTGCCGTTTATAGCCAGCGTGGGAATTACAATCCTTCTTAGAAGACTGGATAAATCCAACTATAAACTCAGTCAAATCAAACGTTTTACCGGAAAAGTTCAAGATGAATTGAACGGTATCGCGCTTGAAAAGATCGGGTCTGTAAAAGATGCGGGAATCGATTTAGAAATCAGTCTCAAACAAACCCGTAAACTTGCAAACGAAGTTCATGCTCTGAATGATGAATCGAGACAGTTGCTCGACTCCATCAAAACCAACCGTGACTTTTTGGATGGCGTCGCGCGCGATCTCAAGGAGGTCGTGCAACTTTCTTCCGATATTCGGGAGGAGTCCAACGCGATCCAACAGGGACTTCTTCGTATGGAGTCCGGTAAAAAAGAAATTCAACTTTTGGATCAGAAAATTTCGGATTTAAGATCCGAAGCGGAATCGATTCTTGAAGTCTTTTCCGATAAAATGGATCTTCGTTCGGACGAACTTTTACAATCTCTCGCTTCCAAAATCGTCGAACTCGAAGAACTTTTGGAAATTAAAAACGATAAGATAGATCAGGGGCTGAACTCGATCGCCGGAAACTACAGAGAGAGTTTGGAAGCACATTCCAATTCTTTAATGCGTGAATCCGTGGGAAAAATCGAACAACTACGCTCCGAAATCACCTCTCTTTTTGAAACGATTCGTAATAAAGAGGAAGATTTGGATTTAAGATCCGAAAAACTCCAAACTGTGTTTTTGACGGTAAACGATAAATTGGAACGTTTGGATTCTAGAATTGAGGAAAAAGCGGAAGCGGCGGATCGTAAACTTGAGGAAATGGCCGAACTCGCAGAAAAATCCGTTCAGGAAAAACTGGACCGGATCTTAGAACAGGTGACTCATTCTAAAGAGGCGTTCATCAACGGAGTCAAACTCGAAGTGGACTCCATTCGTAGAGAGATCGAGGGGATGAGTTTGGAAACCATGACTCGTAGGGATGAAATTCTCAACGAAACAAGACGTCAGGCGGAATCGATCAACGAATCCATTCAATTTTTCCAAGAAAAATATCTGGAAGCGGAGAATAAACTTCTGCGCCAGGCGGACGCTCGTAAATCGGAATTGCTTCGTCAAATCGACAACTTCGAAGAGGAATTCAATCGTATCAGTAGCAACCTTCGTAGTGACGCGGATGATCTGAAAAAAGATATTTCTATGGGTTTCAAGGAATTTCATGCGACCCTGGACGCCGCAAGGGAAGACGCAAAGGAAAAAACCATTCACGGAATTGTTTCTCTCAAAGACGAATTCGATTTAGAACTTTCTAAACTTCATTCCGAACGTTCCATGTTGATTCAACAAGACTTAGAGGCGGTTAAACAATCCGTCGTTATACTCGACAAACAAATTTCCGCTCGGATCAAAGATGTGGATTCCTATCTTGGGGATCTTCAATCTGCGATGGAATCTAGTGCGGGCGATCTTCTGTCTCAAGTGGAAGATAAGATCGATCTTCTTTCCGGAACCGTGGATGAGGAAGTTCGTAAGATTGATCAAAGATTCGAAAATCTCAGTCGTTATTGGGAAGAAGAGTTGGGCAATATTCGATTGAATGCCCAGGATCAAATGGGGCGTCTTCAGGAAAAACTCGGAGACGTTCATATCGAAGGAAAAAATCTTCTCGAAGAATTTAAAAACGAATATTCGATTCAAAAAGATAAGATAGAGGAATTTATTTCCCGTTACAAGACGAACTTCCAAAAAGAAGGGGAAGCTGTTTCCGATCGACTCGGAGAATCTTTGCGGAATATTAAAGAAGAGGGAAACGAAATTTTACAAGCCCTTCGGGAAGAATTTTCCGGAACCATCGATAAGATGGAACAGATCGTTAAAAAGAACGAGAAGGTACTGGAGATACACGCTGAGAAAATTCGAGTCGGCGTGGAATCTAATTTGGAAAACGCGGGAAGAGACGCAGAAAGGGTTTTGGAAAGACTCAAGGATTCTGCGGAAGATTTTTTTGAAAAACAAGAAGAGAAAATCAGCCGCCTAAATGGAACGATCGACGCAAAAATTTCCAAACAGCTTACTTCTCTCATGGATAAAGGCCAGCTTCAGCTCGGTCAACTTGAGGAAAGAATCAGTAAATATATTTTGGATGTCAAAAAAAATCTGGAAGAATCTCTCCGGTCCTCTCGTAAAGACAGTGATGAGCAGATGAAGGGGTTTCAAAAACAACTTCAGGATCAATTGCGCGAAATGGAAGCGGCTTCGGAAGAATTCTTACGTGCCGGTAAGGAAGAATTCGCAGATTCGAAGGATGCATACAGAAAACTTCAACTGGATTTAAAACATGATTTGGAAGAAATTAGTAACGCCAAACAGAATCTCATTCTGGAAATCCAAGAGGAATCTGAAACTCTTCGTTCGTCGGTGGAAGAAGTCACGGATAAGTTGGAGGAGCTCGGAGAAAAAACGGAACTCTTTTACAAAGCAAGCGAGATTGTGGATAAAACCGATTCTTATATCCGAACGATGGAAGGATTACTTTCCAGAGCCGACGGCCAAACTTCCTTATTGAATGAACTCGGCGAAAAGCTGGACGAATTACAAAACTTAAAATATTCTCTCGTAAACGAAACGGAAGATTTAAAACTCAAATTGGATTCCCTTTCGGAAATCAAGGAATCTTCGGATCTATTGCGTAAAGATTTTGAAGAGCTTCAAAGAAAATCTTCCGATTGGGAGGATACTTTCACAAGACTCCTCGAGGCCGGTGAAAAGGCTCTTGAAATGGAAGAGACGTTCGGCGATCTTACCTCAAGATTGGAAACCTTGGAATCCGTTCGAGAGGAGGTCAAAGATCTTTTCGATGAGACGAATGCTCATAAAGAGGCGGCGAAAGGACTTACTCATAAACTCTATTCTCTTCAAAATGATGTTGAAATTTTAGAAGCAAGGGAAAAGGAAATTTCCGAGACCGTTCGTAAGGCCGATGATCGAATCGAATCCTTATTTCGAAAGAAGGAAGAAATCCGTTCCGTGGAAGCTAAGTTTGAAAAGATCGAAGATCTGATGGTGGATCTTTCGGAAAGGCATAAGCAAATTTCGACCTTACAGCATCGTATGGAAGATTTGAGAGCAGGGGCCATCGTAGTGAAAGAAGATCTGGAAGGACTTTTGGGGGAGGCCGATGATAAATTTGAAAAACTCTCCGGCTTTTTAGACGTAGTAGGCGCGGTTACCGAAGGAAATTCCGGCTCCGGTAAATCCAAAGATTCTTCCAAGGATTATCTGATCCAAAGAAAAAAGGCCACAGTACTCAATCTGTATCATAACTTTCAATGGCCCGCAGAAACGATTGCGGAAAAATTAAATTTAGAAACGGGTCTTGTGAATACGATTCTACAAAGCGAGTCCATTAAAAAGAAATGA